A genomic window from Quercus lobata isolate SW786 chromosome 10, ValleyOak3.0 Primary Assembly, whole genome shotgun sequence includes:
- the LOC115964321 gene encoding G-type lectin S-receptor-like serine/threonine-protein kinase RKS1, translating to MYFTKGFLLLHTLLVFLIPQFDTLQDILTISNPIRDGDLLVSNGETFALGFFSPGESTNRYVGIWFYKAPEQPVVWVANRDNPINDNSGVFSINLHGNLVLYGEDQKQPIWSTNIVTKSNNNTTLARLFHSGNLKLLINETSEVLWESFDNPTDTFLPGMKLGLDRMNGLNRILRSWKSKDDPGIGNCSFILNTNSSSPELFLYEGNILWWRSGHWNGIGWSGLPTSSSNDSVMNFNLFNNQHETSTIWGLRYPGVSLFSRLVVNGSGSIQSSVSENSYQEWNILGTVPLDRCDNYGKCGAFGKCQVQNGTEFECTCLPGFEPRSPSEWSARNATSGCVKKHGRASICKSGEEFVKVENVKLPDSSFARVDEKMSLKECEQKCLENCSCTAYGGVDVKEDVGCLRWYGELMDTRVLDGGQNLYVRVDAFELAQINKQSKTVLDKRKLKVKMQSSDSSNFEDSPSRREFDGSKRNSSFPVFDLRTIIAATDNFSAANELGKGGFGSVYKGLLQNRMEIAVKRLSKYSGQGVEEFKNEVALIAKLQHRNLVRILGCCIQGEEKMLVYEYLPNKSLDSFIFDETKRLCLDWGKRFEIICGIARGILYLHQDSRLRIIHRDLKASNILLDNTLNPKISDFGMARIVGGDQIEVNTNRVVGTYGYMSPEYAMQGVFSIKSDVYSFGVLLLEIIVGKKNGTCYHDGLSPYLIEHVIWDLWGEGKAMEIVDASLGETYPANEVLRCIQIGLLCVQEHARDRPTMLTIVFMLGNDTPLPSPKQPAFISTSTNNNRDMLTSINEVSISEIDGR from the exons ATGTACTTTACGAAGGGGTTTCTCCTTCTACACACATTGCTTGTATTCCTTATTCCCCAGTTTGACACTTTACAAGACATCTTAACCATCAGCAATCCCATCAGAGATGGTGACCTTTTAGTCTCTAACGGAGAAACCTTTGCACTTGGTTTCTTTAGTCCCGGAGAGTCCACCAACCGCTATGTTGGCATTTGGTTTTATAAAGCTCCTGAACAACCCGTGGTATGGGTTGCAAACAGAGACAATCCTATCAATGATAATTCCGGGGTTTTCTCAATTAATCTTCATGGAAACCTAGTGCTCTATGGCGAGGACCAAAAACAACCCATTTGGTCCACAAATATTGtcacaaaatcaaacaacaatACTACTCTTGCTCGGCTCTTTCATTCAGGAAATCTAAAGTTGTTGATTAATGAAACAAGTGAGGTGCTATGGGAAAGCTTTGACAATCCAACTGATACATTTCTTCCAGGCATGAAACTTGGGTTAGATCGAATGAACGGTCTAAATCGAATTCTAAGATCTTGGAAGTCCAAAGATGATCCAGGAATTGGCAATTGCTCCTTCATTCTCAATACCAATAGCTCCTCCCCAGAGTTGTTTTTGTATGAAGGTAATATTTTGTGGTGGCGTTCTGGTCATTGGAATGGTATTGGATGGAGTGGATTACCAACATCGTCAAGTAATGATTCGGTcatgaatttcaatttatttaataacCAGCATGAGACTTCTACAATTTGGGGTTTACGTTACCCAGGCGTATCATTATTCTCAAGATTAGTGGTGAATGGATCTGGATCAATTCAAAGCTCTGTGAGTGAAAATTCATATCAAGAATGGAACATTCTTGGGACAGTTCCATTGGACCGGTGTGACAATTATGGGAAGTGTGGTGCATTTGGTAAGTGTCAAGTTCAAAATGGTACTGAATTTGAATGCACTTGTCTACCTGGGTTTGAACCAAGATCACCAAGTGAATGGTCTGCGAGAAATGCGACGAGTGGGTGTGTGAAGAAGCATGGGAGGGCATCCATTTGCAAGAGTGGTGAAGAGTTTGTGAAGGTGGAAAATGTGAAGCTTCCGGATAGTTCATTTGCACGAGTCGATGAGAAGATGAGTTTGAAGGAGTGTGAGCAAAAATGCTTGGAGAATTGTTCTTGCACGGCGTATGGAGGAGTAGATGTGAAAGAGGATGTTGGTTGCTTGAGATGGTATGGTGAATTGATGGATACAAGAGTGTTGGATGGGGGCCAAAATTTGTATGTACGTGTTGATGCATTTGAGTTAG CACAAATCAACAAGCAGAG CAAGACAGTGCTTG ataaaagaaaactTAAAGTAAAAAT GCAAAGCTCTGACTCCAGTAACTTCGAAGACTCTCCAAGTAGAAGAGAATTTGATGGATCTAAAAGAAATTCAAGTTTTCCAGTATTTGACCTAAGGACCATCATTGCAGCCACAGATAACTTCTCTGCTGCTAACGAGCTTGGCAAAGGTGGTTTTGGCTCGGTTTATAAG GGTTTGCTGCAAAACAGAATGGAAATAGCAGTAAAAAGACTATCAAAATACTCAGGACAAGGAGTGGAAGAGTTCAAAAATGAAGTTGCACTTATTGCTAAACTCCAACATAGGAACCTCGTGAGAATCTTAGGTTGTTGCATTCAAGGAGAAGAGAAGATGTTAGTCTATGAGTACTTGCCTAATAAAAGCTtagactcttttatttttg ATGAAACAAAAAGGTTATGTTTAGATTGGGGAAAGCGATTTGAGATTATTTGTGGAATTGCTCGAGGGATATTATATCTTCATCAAGACTCAAGATTAAGAATTATTCATAGAGATTTAAAGGCCAGCAATATTCTACTCGACAATACTTTGAATCCaaaaatatcagattttggTATGGCTAGAATTGTTGGAGGTGACCAAATTGAAGTGAATACAAATCGCGTTGTTGGAACATA TGGCTATATGTCACCAGAGTATGCAATGCAAGGAGTATTTTCAATAAAGTCTGATGTATATAGCTTCGGAGTGTTACTATTAGAGATAATTGTTGGTAAAAAGAATGGTACTTGTTACCATGATGGTCTCTCCCCATATTTGATTGAACATGTAA TTTGGGACCTATGGGGAGAAGGAAAAGCCATGGAAATTGTGGATGCATCACTAGGTGAGACATACCCTGCTAATGAAGTTTTGAGATGCATTCAAATTGGGCTTTTATGCGTGCAAGAACATGCAAGAGATCGGCCAACCATGTTAACAATTGTTTTCATGTTGGGTAATGACACACCTCTTCCTTCTCCAAAACAACCAGCATTTATTTCGACAAGTACTAACAATAATAGAGACATGTTAACTTCTATAAATGAAGTATCAATTTCTGAAATTGATGGTCGCTAA